The proteins below are encoded in one region of Ricinus communis isolate WT05 ecotype wild-type chromosome 6, ASM1957865v1, whole genome shotgun sequence:
- the LOC8270447 gene encoding 60S acidic ribosomal protein P0, with product MAGKPSKADKKLAYDAKLCQLLDEYSQILIVAADNVGSNQLQNIRRGLRGDSVVLMGKNTMMKRSIRVHADNTGNKTILNLIPLLQGNVGLIFTKGDLKEVSEEVAKYKVGAPARVGLVAPIDVVVPPGNTGLDPSQTSFFQVLNIPTKINKGTVEIITPVELIKKGDKVGSSEAALLAKLGIRPFSYGLIVLSVYDNGSVFSPEVLDLTEDDLIGKFAIGVSMVTSLALAISYPTLAAAPHMFINAYKNALAIAVATEYTFPQAEKVKEYLEDPSKFAVAVAVAPVAAAGAPAAAAKEEEKKEEPAEESDDDMGFSLFD from the exons ATGGCTGGAAAACCATCAAAGGCTGACAAGAAGCTTGCATATGATGCAAAGCTATGCCAATTATTAGATGAGTATAGCCAGATCTTGATTGTTGCAGCTGATAATGTTGGTTCTAATCAGCTTCAAAATATTAGGAGAGGTTTAAGAGGTGACTCTGTTGTTCTTATGGGAAAGAATACTATGATGAAAAGGTCTATCAGAGTTCATGCTGATAACACTGGCAACAAGACTATTCTTAACCTTATCCCTCTCCTTCAG GGCAATGTGGGTTTGATTTTCACAAAAGGTGACCTGAAGGAAGTGAGTGAAGAGGTTGCCAAGTACAAG GTTGGAGCTCCTGCTCGTGTTGGTTTGGTTGCCCCAATTGATGTTGTTGTCCCTCCTGGCAATACAGGGCTCGACCCCTCTCAGACCTCTTTCTTCCAG GTGCTTAACATTCCTACCAAGATTAACAAGGGTACTGTTGAAATTATCACCCCTGTGGAGCTGATCAAGAAGGGTGATAAGGTTGGCTCTTCTGAGGCTGCTCTTCTGGCAAAGCTTGGTATAAGGCCATTCTCATATGGTCTTATTGTATTGTCTGTTTATGATAATGGCTCTGTCTTCAGCCCAGAGGTTCTTGATCTGACTGAGGATGATCTCATTGGCAAGTTTGCTATTGGTGTCTCCATGGTCACCTCATTGGCCTTGGCCATCTCATATCCAACCCTTGCTGCTGCACCACACATGTTCATCAATGCCTACAAGAATGCTCTTGCTATTGCAGTTGCAACTGAGTATACCTTCCCACAGGCAGAGAAAGTCAAGGAGTACCTTGAG GATCCTAGCAAGTTTGCTGTTGCTGTTGCTGTTGCCCCTGTTGCAGCTGCTGGTGCACCAGCTGCTGCTGCCaaggaagaggaaaagaaggaagaacCAGCTGAGGAGTCTGATGATGACATGGGTTTCAGCCTATTTGACTAA
- the LOC8270448 gene encoding probable LRR receptor-like serine/threonine-protein kinase At3g47570, with protein sequence MPFTVDGLLRISYQELLQATGGFCSDNLIGQVVLAQCLNEVLISREEKLVFVKVLNLEQHGVVKSFVAECKALKNICHRNLVKFLTYCSSIDFKSNDFKAVVFDFMTNGSLEMWLHPERDGNSQSRNLNLLQRLHIAIDVSSALHYLHNNCETPIIHCDLKPSNILLDNDMTAHVGDFGLARLLSYNSSQGQTSCIGIKGTIDYMAPEYGVGSEVSTYGDVYSFGMILLEIFAGRKPTDELFTDGLNLHNFVRANLPGRVMQVVDPCLSQHENLGRQQQSIEDNDNYNAQAEIGDNNVNIENLTVEGGISLGNRTVMFIRTVRRSDEYERCHKKTKCRH encoded by the exons ATGCCATTTACGGTAGATGGTCTTCTTCGGATTTCATACCAGGAGCTCTTGCAAGCAACAGGAGGATTTTGTTCAGACAACTTAATCGGACAAGTAGTTTTGGCTCAGTGTTTAAACGAAGTCTTGATCAGCAGGGAGGAAAAGCTGGTCTTTGTGAAGGTACTCAACCTTGAACAACATGGAGTTGTAAAGAGCTTCGTAGCTGAGTGCAAAGCATTGAAAAACATCTGCCATCGGAATCTTGTTAAATTTCTGACATACTGCTCCAGCATTGATTTTAAAAGCAATGACTTCAAAGCTGTAGTGTTTGATTTCATGACAAATGGAAGTTTAGAAATGTGGCTGCATCCAGAAAGAGATGGTAATAGTCAATCAAGGAATTTAAACCTTCTTCAGAGACTACATATTGCCATTGATGTGTCTTCTGCATTGCATTATCTTCATAACAATTGTGAAACACCAATAATTCATTGTGACTTGAAGCCAAGCAATATTCTTCTTGACAATGACATGACTGCTCATGTTGGTGATTTTGGATTAGCAAGGCTACTTTCCTATAATTCTTCACAAGGCCAAACTAGCTGCATTGGCATAAAAGGAACCATTGATTATATGGCTC CAGAGTATGGAGTAGGCAGCGAGGTTTCAACTTATGGAGATGTGTACAGCTTTGGAATGATTCTGTTGGAAATTTTTGCAGGACGGAAACCAACTGATGAGTTGTTCACAGATGGTCTAAATCTTCACAACTTCGTTAGAGCTAATCTCCCAGGACGAGTCATGCAGGTCGTGGACCCATGCTTATCACAACATGAGAATTTGGGCCGGCAGCAGCAGAGTATAGAGGACAATGACAATTATAATGCACAAGCAGAGATCGGAGATAATAATGTAAATATTGAGAATCTGACAGTAGAGGGAGGCATCAGTCTTGGAAATAGGACTGTCATGTTCATCAGAACTGTTAGGAGATCGGATGAATATGAGAGATGTCACAAGAAAACTAAATGTCGTCACTAA